The following is a genomic window from Thermus thermamylovorans.
CGTCGTGGCTTGCGCCACGACGGGGTACTTAGGCTAAGGGCAATGCTCTGGCTCCTCCTTCCGGTGCTCCTCCTGGTCTACCTCCTCTACCGAGCGAGGAGGCCCAAGGTGCGCCCCTGGGCCGGCGTGTGGCTTTGGCAGAGGGGGAGGCGGAGGCGGTTCCGGCCCCGGTTGGACCTAAGGCTTCTTCTCCTTCTCCTGGCCGCCGCCTTGATGGTCCTGGCCCTCGAGGACCCTCCCCTGGGGCCCTCCCCCATGGTCTTCGTGGTGGACGCCTCCGCCAGCATGGCCGCCCGGGAAGGGGCCAGGACCCGGCTGGACCTGGCCAAGGAGGGGCTCCTCCCCCTCCTGGAACGGGCCTCCGAGGCGGTGGTGGTGCGGGCCGGGGAGGAACCGGAGGCCTTCGGCCCCGCCCCCGGGGTGGCCCTCCGGGGGGCCCTGCTGGCCCTGGAGGCCAAGGACCGGGAGGCCCGGCTGGAGGAGGCCATCGCCCTGGGCCGGAGGCTCCTAAGGGCCCCGGTGGTGGTGGCCACGGACCGCCCCCCCCCTCCCGGGGTGGAGGGGTACCTGGGGGTGGGCACCCCCCAGGAGAACCTGGGGATCGTGGCGGTGGACCAGGGGTTCCTCTCCCTAGGAAACAGCGCGGGGCGTCCCCTCACCGCCCGGGTCGAGGTGGCGGGAGAGGTGCGGGAGGTGCGGGTGCCCCCCGGGGGCTATGCCCCCCTCGAGGGCCTCCCCCCTACCTTCAGCGCCCGCCTCCTGAACGGGGGGGCCCTGGACCTGGACGACGAGGCGGCCTTCGGCCTCCGCCGCCTGGGGGCGGACTACCCTCCCCTCCCCGCCCTGGAGCGGCTCTTCCGCCTCCTGGGGGCGGTGCCGGGGGACGAGGTGCGGGTGCGGATCGGGGTGCCGGAGGGAACCCCGGAGCGCCCCACCCTGTACCTGGCCCCTTCCGGGGGCCCCCCCATCTCTGTCCTCCTCACCACCCCCCACCCCCTCCTGGAAGGGGTGTCCCTCCTGGGGGAACGCCTGCCCCCGCCCCCCAGGCCCCCCGCCTCCTGGGAGCCTCTGGCGGAGGGGGAAGAGAGCCAGGGCCTCCTCTACTTCGCCGAAGGCGGCCTCTACCTGCCTCCCCTGGAAGCGATCCAGGACCGCCCCCTCTTTCCCCTCCTGATCTACAACTTCCTCAAACCCTACCGGGAGGTGCGCGCAGGGCTCCTGGCCCCGGAGGAGACCCTCCTCCCCACCCCGGGGGCGAGCTTCCTGCCACAGAGCCCCGGAGGAGCCGGGCGCTTTCTGGCCCTCCTGGCGGCCCTGGTGCTCCTCCTGGAGGCCGTCCGGTCCCTCCTGCGCCCCCGGGCCCAGCCCCAGGTATGATGGGGCCGTGGAACGGCAAGGCCACGGCTTCAGCGCCCTCCACGGCAAGGAGGCCCCTCTCCTCCGCACCCGGTGCCCCGCGGAAGAACCCCTCCTCCCCTGCGAAGCCCATAGGGAGCGCGTGGGAGAGGGGTTCACCCTCCTCCCCCTGGGCAGCCCCCTTCGGCCGGGGATCCGCGGCTACGCGCCCCCTGGGCCCGACCCCCGCGCCGCGGGCCCCTGGGCGCTTGAGGGGTAGGGGATGCGCTTCCGCCCCTTCAGCGAGCTGGACCTGGAACGCCTGAACCGGGTGGCGGGAAGCCGCCCCCTAAGCCTTGGCGCCGTGCGCCACTTCGCCCGCACCGGCCACTCCTTCCTGGCGGAGGAAGGAGAGGAGCCCAAGGGCTTCGCCCTGGCCCAGGCGGTGTGGCAGGGGGAGGCCACCACGGTCCTCGTGGCCCGCATAGAGGGGGAGGACCAAGCCACCCTGGAGGGCCTCCTGGCCGCGGTGGTGAAGAGCGCCTACGACGCCGGGGTCTACGAGGTGGCCCTGCACCTGGACCCCGGGCGGAAGGCGCTTACAGGAGCCCTAAAGGCCCAGGGCTTCGCCATCGGCCCCCTGGTCCTGGCGGTGCGGGTCCTGGGGAGCCGGGGCCAAAGGGGGGAAACCCGCGGCGTCCTAGAATAGAGGGCATGAACCGGGTGATGATCGGCATCCGGGGGGAGCCCACCCCCGAGGGGATGGCGAGGATCCTCAGCGCCCTTCGGCGCCTGGAAGGGGTGCAGAGCGCCCAAACCACCGGCCCTGCCCAGCTCCTGGTGGAGTACGACCCCCAGGCCCTCACGGTGATGGACCTCATCCGCACCATCCGGGAGGAGGGCTTTTTGGCGGGCATGCTCTAAAGGCCCCACCGCAGCCAAGCCTGCGGTGGGGACCCCTAGGGCAGGGTAGACTGGTACCCGAGGTGCCCCATGCTGGACTTCTACGCCATAGAAGACCTCCTCACCCCGGAGGAGAAGGAGATTAGGAAGGCCGCCCGCCGCTTCCTGGAGAAGGAGGCCCTGCCCCATATCCGGGACTGGTGGGAGGAAGGGGTCTTCCCCAGCCACCTCATCCCCAGGTTCGCGGAGCTGGGCTTCCTAGGCCCCACCCTGCCCCCGGAGTACGGGGGGGCAGGGGTAAGTAGCGCCGCCTACGGCCTCATCGCCTACGAGCTGGAACGGGTGGACTCGGGGCTGAGGAGCTTCGTGAGCGTGCAAAGCTCCTTGGTCATGTACCCCATCTACGCCTTTGGCAGCGAGGAGCAAAGGCGGGAGTTCCTGCCCAAGCTGGCCCGGGGGGAGATGGTGGGCTGCTTCGGCCTCACCGAGCCCGACGGGGGTTCGGACCCCTACGGCAACATGAAGACCAAAGCCCGCCGCGAGGGGGACACCTGGGTGCTGAACGGCACCAAGATGTGGATCACCAACGGCAACCTGGCCCAGATCGCCATCATTTGGGCCAAGGACGAGGAGGGGCAGGTCCTGGGCTTCCTCGTCCCCACGGACACCCCGGGCTTCCAGGCCCGGGAGGTGAAGCACAAGATGAGCCTAAGGGCCTCGGTCACCAGCGAGCTCATCCTGGAGGAGGTGCGGGTGCCCGAATCCTTGCGCCTGCCCAAGGCGGAGGGGCTCAAGGCTCCCCTTTCGTGCCTCACCCAGGCCCGCTTCGGCATCGCCTGGGGGGTCCTGGGGGCCCTGGAGGCGGTCTATACCGAGGCGGTGGAGTTCGCCAAAAGCCGAAGCACCTTCGGCGAGCCCATCGCCAAAAAGCAGCTGGTGCAGGCCAAGCTGGCGGAGATGCTGGCCGACCACACCGAGGGGCTTCTCCTCGCCTGGCGGCTCGCCCGGCTCAAGGACGAGGGGAAGCTCAAGCCCGCCCAGGTTTCCCTGGCCAAGCGGCAGAACGTGATGAAGGCCCTCAAAGCGGCCCGCCTGGCCCGGGAGATCCTGGGGGGAAGCGGCATCACCCTGGAGTACCACACCATCCGCCACATGCTGAACCTGGAAACCGTCTACACCTACGAGGGCACCCACGAGGTCCACACCCTGGTCCTGGGGCGGGAGGCCACGGGGCTGAACGCCCTTTAGCGGGAAACGGCCCTCATGGTCATCGCCTTCACCGGCGACCCCTTCCTGGCCCGGGAAGAGCTCCTCAAGGAGGCCCGGCTCCGGGGGCTATCCCGCTTCAGCGAGCCCACCCCGGAGGCCCTGGCCGAGGCCCTGAGGCCCGGGCTTTTTGGGGGGGGAGGGGCCATGCTGGACCTGCGGGAGGTGGGGGAAGGGGAGTGGAAGGCCCTAAAACCCCTTCTGGAGAGCGTGCCCGAGGAGGTGCCCGTCCTCCTCCTGGACCCCAAGCCCACCACCGCCCGGGCCGCCTTCTACCGCACCCGGGAAAGGCGGGACTTCCCCACCCCCAAGGGGAAGGACCTCGTGAGGCACCTGGAAAACCGCGCCAAGCGCCTGGGGCTCAAGCTCCCCGCGGGGGTGGTTCAGTACCTGGCCTCCTTGGAGGGGGACCTGGAGGCCCTGGAAAGGGAGCTGGAGAAGCTCGCCCTCCTCTCCCCGCCCCTCACCCTGGAGAAGGTGGAACGGGTGGTGGCCCTGAGGCCCCCCGTGAGCGGCTTCGACCTGGTGCGGGCCGTCCTGGAGGGGGAGGCCAGGGCCGCCTTCCGCCACCTTAGGCGACTTCGGGAGGAGGGGGAGGAGCCCCTGAGGCTCCTTGGGGCCTTCGCCTGGCAGTTCGCCCTCCTGGCCCGGGCCTGGATGCTCCTCAAGGAAAACCCCAGGCCCAAGGAGGAGGACCTCCTCCGCCTCGAGGCCCACCCCTACGCGGCCAAAAGGGCCCTGGAACTGGCCCGAGGCCTCTCCCAGGAGAGCCTCGAGGCCAGCCTGGACGCCCTGGTCCAGGCGGAACGCCGGGCCAAGGAGGGCAAGGACCCCTGGCTGGCCCTGGAACGGGCGGTTTACACCCTCCTCCGCCTCGCCCCGGCAAGGCCCGCCTGATCCGCTTTCCCGGGGCAAGGGTTGACCCGTGGGTCAGTTCTGGGTTAGCCTCCTTCCATGCTGAGCCCAGACCTGGTGGAAACCCTCCTGCGGCAAGCCTTGGAGGGCGGGGCCGACTTCGCCGAGGTCTACGCCGAACGCTCCAGGAAGCGGCGGATGACCGTGCGCTCCGGCCGCCTGGAGGAAGCCAACTCCGGCCTGGACTACGGCGCCGGGATCCGCCTCTTCTTCGGCACCGAGGTGGTCTACGCCTACACCAACGAACTCACCCCAGAAGGCCTCCGGGAGGCCCTGGAAACCCTCCTCCGGGCCAAGGGCGCCCTGGGGCGGGTGGACGCGCGGGGAGCCGGGGGGCTGGACTTCCGCAAGGCCCTCCCCCAGGGCCTGCACGCCCCCAGGGTGCCCCTTTCGCAAAGGGACAAGCGCTTCCGTCTGGAAAGGCTCCTGGAGGCCGAGGCCGGGGCCCGGCTGGCCCCGGAAATCCGCGAGGTGGAGGCCAGCCTGCAGGAGTGGGAGCAGGAGGTGCTCATCGCCAACACCGAGGGCGCCTGGGCCGAGGAAACGCGGGTGCGCACGAGGCTTTACGTCCTGGCCGTGGCCCAGGAGGGCACCGAGGTGCAGACGGGCTACGCCGCCCCCGGCAAGAGCGTGGGCCTGGAGCTCTTTGAGCTCTACCCGCCCCAGGAGGTGGGGGCCAAGGCCGCCCGCCAGGCCCTCACCAACCTGCGGGCCAGGCCCGCCCCCGCCGGGACCATGCCCGTGGTGGTGGGCAACGCCTTCGGCGGGGTCATCTTCCACGAGGCCCTGGGGCACCTCCTGGAGACCACCAGCGTGGCCAAAAAGGCCAGCGTCCTGGCCGACCGGCTGGGGGAGGAGGTGGCGAGCCCCGCGGTGACCTACATCGACGACGGCACCCTGCCCCACGCCTGGGGCTCCACGGAGGTGGACGACGAGGGCCGCCCCACGGAGCGCACGGTGCTGATCGAGAAGGGCATCCTCAAGAGCTACATGGTGGACCGCCTGGGCCACCTCCTCACCGGCTACCCCATGACGGGCTCCGGTCGGCGGCAGGACTACACCTTCGCCCCCACCTCCCGCATGCGCAACACCTTCATCGCCCCGGGGAACAAGGAGGTGGAAGACCTCATCGCCGGCGTGGAGTTTGGCCTCTACGCCAAGGAGATGGGGGGTGGCCAGGTGAAGCCGGGCTCGGGCGAGTACAACTTCGCCGTGCAGGAAGGGTACCTCATCCGCAAGGGGCGCCTCGAGGAGCCGGTGCGCGGGGCCATGCTGGTGGGCAAGGGGCCGGAGACCATCGAGAAGGTGGTGGCGGTGGCGGGGGACTGGGAAAACGCCCCCGGGATGTGCGGGAGCCTTTCCGGGATGGTGCCGGTGGAGGTGGGCCAGCCCCATGTGCTGGTCTCGGAGATCGTGGTGGGGGGTAGGGCATGACCCTGGAGGAAGCCAAGCGGTACCTGTTGAGGCGGGCCAAGGCGCTGGGCCTCGAGGCGGAGGTCCTCTTCCAGGAGGAGCGGGAGCTATCCCTAAGGGCCCGGGAAGGCGCCCTGGAGGAGATCAAGGAGGCCAGGCAGGGGGGCGTGGGGCTGCGGGTGCTGGCGGAGGGCCGGGTGGGCTACGCCTACACCGAGGAGCTCTCGGAGGCCGCCCTGGAGTGGGCCCTGGCCGAAGCCAGGGAAAACGCCCTCCTCTCCGGCAAGGAGGGCTCCTTGCCAGAGGGCCGACCCCTGGGGGGCCACGACCTTTTGGGGGAGGGGCTTTCCGCGCCCCTCGAGGCCAAGAAGGAGGCGGCCCTGGCCCTGGAAAGGACCCTGCGGGAAGACCCCCGCACCCGGACCGTCCTCATGGGCGGCTACCAGGAGCGGGAGGTGCGGGTGGCCCTGGCCAGCACCCGGGGGGCCGAGGGGGCTTTCCGCACCGGCCTCGCCGGGATGGGGGGAAGCTTCGTCATGGGGGATGGGGCGAGCCTCAAGCAGGGCTGGGACTTCCGCCTGGCCAAGGAGTTCCACGCCCTGGACCCCGGGCGCACCGCCTTAGAGCTCCGGGAGAAGACGGCCAGGCTCCTGAACGCCAAGCCCCTCAAGACCGGCCGCTACCGGGCCTACCTGGAGCCCAAGGCCATGGCCAACCTCCTGGCGGTCTTCGCCCAGGCCCTCTCGGGGAAGAACGCCCTGGAGGGCAAGAGCCGCCTCCTGGGGAGGATCGGGGAGCGGGTGGCCAGCGACCTCGTGACCCTGGTGGACGACCCCACCCTGGAGCGGGGCCTCCTCTCCCGCCCCTTTGACGCCGAGGGTACCCCCGCCCGGCGCACGGTGGTGATCGAGAAAGGGGTCTTCCAGACCTTCCTCCACAACGCGGAAACCGCCAGGGCCCTGGGCCAGGAGAACACCGGCCACGCCCACCGCCGCTACCGGGGCACCCTGGACGTGGCCCCCAGCAACCTCTACCTGGAGCCCGCGGGCAACCTGGCCCTGAGGGAAGGGGTGCTCATCACCGAGTTCATGGGCCTCCACGCCGGGGCCAACCCCGTGAGCCTGGACTTCTCCCTGCAGGCCCTGGGGCTTTGGGTGGAGGAGGGGGAGGCGCGGTACGCGGTGGAAAACTTCGCCGTGGCCGGGAACCTCCTGGAGCTCCTCCAGGCCATCGAGGGCCTGGGGGACCAGCTGGAGTGGGAGGTGCTGGGGGCCGCCTTCGGAAGCCCCCTGGTGGCGGTGGCGGAGCTTTCCTTTGCTGGAGCATGAAGGTCTTCGTCACCCGGAGCCTGCCGGGAAAGGCCCTGGATAGGCTAAGGGAGCGGGGCCTCGAGGTGGAGGTCCACGAGGGGCTTTTCCTCCCCCGGGAGGAGCTCCTCCGCAAGGTGGAGGGCGCGGTGGGCCTCATCCCCACGGTGGAGGACCGCATCGACGCCGAGGTGATGGACCGGGCCCCCGGCCTTCGGGTCATCGCCTGCTACAGCGTGGGGGTGGACCACGTGGACCTCGAGGCCGCCCGGGCCCGGGGCATCCCCGTGACCCACACCCCCGGGGTCCTCACCGAGGCCACCGCCGACCTCGCCCTGGCCCTCCTCCTGGCGGTGGCCCGGCGGGTGGTGGAGGGGGTGGACCACGCCCGGAAAGGAGGCTGGCAGGCCTGGCACCCGGAGCTCCTCCTGGGCCTGGACCTAGAGGGCCTCACCCTCGGCCTGGTGGGCATGGGCCGCATCGGCCAGGCGGTGGCCCGAAGGGCCGAGGCCTTCGGGATGCAGGTGGTCTACACGAGCCGCACCCCCAAGCCCCTTCCCTACCCCCACCTTTCCCTGGAGGAGCTCCTGGCCACATCCGACGTGGTAAGCCTCCACACCCCCCTCACCCCTGAGACCTACCGCCTGTTGAACCGGAAGAGGCTTTTCGCCATGAAGCCGGGGAGCATCCTCATCAACACCGCCCGGGGGGGCCTGGTGGACACGGAGGCCCTGGTGGAAGCCCTAAGGGGCCACCTCTTCGGGGCGGGGCTGGACGTCACCGACCCCGAGCCCCTGCCCCAGGGCCACCCCCTTTACGCCCTCCCCAACGCTGTGGTCACCCCCCACATCGGCTCCGCGGGGAGGAGAACCCGGGAGCGCATGGCGGAGATGGCGGTGGCGAACCTCCTCGCCGTCTTGGAGGGGGGAGAGCCCCCCAACCCGGTAGTATGGGCCCCATGAGCTTCGTCGTCGGCCTCATGGGCGGGGCCTTCGGCGGCCTGGTGGGGCTTGGGGGGGGTGTGGTCATGGTCCCCCTCATGGTGGGGGTGCTGGGGCTCTCCCAGCACAAGGCCCACGGCACCAGCCTGGTGGCCGTCTTCTTCACCGGGCTCATGGGGTCCCTGGCCTACGGCCTGCAGGGCTCCTTGAACCCTAAAGCCGCCCTCCTCCTGGCGGCCACCGCCATCCTCACCGCCAGGCTCGGGGCCCGGTACGCCCACCGGCTCCCCGAGCGGGACCTGAAGCGGGACTTCGGCCTCTTCCTGGTGGCGGTGAGCCTCCTCCTCCTCCTCAGGCCCTACCTGGTCCCGGCGGGCCTGGTGCCAAGCCCCCTGCTGCAAGACCTGGCCCTCCTCCTGGCCGGGGCCTTCACCGGCTTCCTCTCGGGGATGATGGGGGTGGGAGGCGGGACGGTGATGGTGCCCGCCATGGTCCTCCTCCTGGGGATAGACCAGCACACCGCCCAGGGCACGAGCCTCCTGGCCATGGTCCCCGCCAGCCTGGTGGGGGCCTACGCCCACCTGCGCCTGGGCAACGTGGACACCGGCCTGGCCCCCGGCCTGGTGCCCGGGGTGCTCCTCGGCACCTTCCTCGGGGGGGAGCTGGCCCACTTGCTACCGGAAAACGCCCTGAGGCTGGTCTTCGCGGGCGTGCTCCTCTGGACGGGGTGGCGGTACCTCTACCCCCAGGGTGTCAAAAGGTAACCCTAAACACCATTCCCCAGGCGCAAGGCGCTTTATGGTGAAGGCGAAAGGAGGTGAGCAACCATGAGGCGCTGGCAGGACTGGGCCAACCTCGTCCTGGGTCTTTGGCTTGTCCTCTCACCCTGGCTCTTGGGCTTTGGCGCCACCCCCGTAGCCATGTGGAACTTCCTCATCGTGGGGGTGGTGGTGGGCTTGATGGCCCTCATGCACCTCCGGGGTGGCCCCATGTGGGAGGAGTGGGTGAACGTGGTCTTGGGCATCTGGCTCATCCTCTCCCCCTGGATCCTGGGCTTTAGCGGCATGGGCAACGCCATGTGGAACGCCCTCATCGTGGGCGTCCTGGTGGGTG
Proteins encoded in this region:
- a CDS encoding 2-hydroxyacid dehydrogenase — encoded protein: MKVFVTRSLPGKALDRLRERGLEVEVHEGLFLPREELLRKVEGAVGLIPTVEDRIDAEVMDRAPGLRVIACYSVGVDHVDLEAARARGIPVTHTPGVLTEATADLALALLLAVARRVVEGVDHARKGGWQAWHPELLLGLDLEGLTLGLVGMGRIGQAVARRAEAFGMQVVYTSRTPKPLPYPHLSLEELLATSDVVSLHTPLTPETYRLLNRKRLFAMKPGSILINTARGGLVDTEALVEALRGHLFGAGLDVTDPEPLPQGHPLYALPNAVVTPHIGSAGRRTRERMAEMAVANLLAVLEGGEPPNPVVWAP
- a CDS encoding DUF1999 family protein; amino-acid sequence: MRFRPFSELDLERLNRVAGSRPLSLGAVRHFARTGHSFLAEEGEEPKGFALAQAVWQGEATTVLVARIEGEDQATLEGLLAAVVKSAYDAGVYEVALHLDPGRKALTGALKAQGFAIGPLVLAVRVLGSRGQRGETRGVLE
- a CDS encoding SPW repeat protein, with product MRRWQDWANLVLGLWLVLSPWLLGFGATPVAMWNFLIVGVVVGLMALMHLRGGPMWEEWVNVVLGIWLILSPWILGFSGMGNAMWNALIVGVLVGVLALSLTREKPRAA
- a CDS encoding acyl-CoA dehydrogenase family protein; this translates as MLDFYAIEDLLTPEEKEIRKAARRFLEKEALPHIRDWWEEGVFPSHLIPRFAELGFLGPTLPPEYGGAGVSSAAYGLIAYELERVDSGLRSFVSVQSSLVMYPIYAFGSEEQRREFLPKLARGEMVGCFGLTEPDGGSDPYGNMKTKARREGDTWVLNGTKMWITNGNLAQIAIIWAKDEEGQVLGFLVPTDTPGFQAREVKHKMSLRASVTSELILEEVRVPESLRLPKAEGLKAPLSCLTQARFGIAWGVLGALEAVYTEAVEFAKSRSTFGEPIAKKQLVQAKLAEMLADHTEGLLLAWRLARLKDEGKLKPAQVSLAKRQNVMKALKAARLAREILGGSGITLEYHTIRHMLNLETVYTYEGTHEVHTLVLGREATGLNAL
- a CDS encoding TldD/PmbA family protein → MTLEEAKRYLLRRAKALGLEAEVLFQEERELSLRAREGALEEIKEARQGGVGLRVLAEGRVGYAYTEELSEAALEWALAEARENALLSGKEGSLPEGRPLGGHDLLGEGLSAPLEAKKEAALALERTLREDPRTRTVLMGGYQEREVRVALASTRGAEGAFRTGLAGMGGSFVMGDGASLKQGWDFRLAKEFHALDPGRTALELREKTARLLNAKPLKTGRYRAYLEPKAMANLLAVFAQALSGKNALEGKSRLLGRIGERVASDLVTLVDDPTLERGLLSRPFDAEGTPARRTVVIEKGVFQTFLHNAETARALGQENTGHAHRRYRGTLDVAPSNLYLEPAGNLALREGVLITEFMGLHAGANPVSLDFSLQALGLWVEEGEARYAVENFAVAGNLLELLQAIEGLGDQLEWEVLGAAFGSPLVAVAELSFAGA
- a CDS encoding vWA domain-containing protein, with the translated sequence MLWLLLPVLLLVYLLYRARRPKVRPWAGVWLWQRGRRRRFRPRLDLRLLLLLLAAALMVLALEDPPLGPSPMVFVVDASASMAAREGARTRLDLAKEGLLPLLERASEAVVVRAGEEPEAFGPAPGVALRGALLALEAKDREARLEEAIALGRRLLRAPVVVATDRPPPPGVEGYLGVGTPQENLGIVAVDQGFLSLGNSAGRPLTARVEVAGEVREVRVPPGGYAPLEGLPPTFSARLLNGGALDLDDEAAFGLRRLGADYPPLPALERLFRLLGAVPGDEVRVRIGVPEGTPERPTLYLAPSGGPPISVLLTTPHPLLEGVSLLGERLPPPPRPPASWEPLAEGEESQGLLYFAEGGLYLPPLEAIQDRPLFPLLIYNFLKPYREVRAGLLAPEETLLPTPGASFLPQSPGGAGRFLALLAALVLLLEAVRSLLRPRAQPQV
- a CDS encoding sulfite exporter TauE/SafE family protein translates to MSFVVGLMGGAFGGLVGLGGGVVMVPLMVGVLGLSQHKAHGTSLVAVFFTGLMGSLAYGLQGSLNPKAALLLAATAILTARLGARYAHRLPERDLKRDFGLFLVAVSLLLLLRPYLVPAGLVPSPLLQDLALLLAGAFTGFLSGMMGVGGGTVMVPAMVLLLGIDQHTAQGTSLLAMVPASLVGAYAHLRLGNVDTGLAPGLVPGVLLGTFLGGELAHLLPENALRLVFAGVLLWTGWRYLYPQGVKR
- the holA gene encoding DNA polymerase III subunit delta, with amino-acid sequence MVIAFTGDPFLAREELLKEARLRGLSRFSEPTPEALAEALRPGLFGGGGAMLDLREVGEGEWKALKPLLESVPEEVPVLLLDPKPTTARAAFYRTRERRDFPTPKGKDLVRHLENRAKRLGLKLPAGVVQYLASLEGDLEALERELEKLALLSPPLTLEKVERVVALRPPVSGFDLVRAVLEGEARAAFRHLRRLREEGEEPLRLLGAFAWQFALLARAWMLLKENPRPKEEDLLRLEAHPYAAKRALELARGLSQESLEASLDALVQAERRAKEGKDPWLALERAVYTLLRLAPARPA
- a CDS encoding heavy-metal-associated domain-containing protein, whose protein sequence is MNRVMIGIRGEPTPEGMARILSALRRLEGVQSAQTTGPAQLLVEYDPQALTVMDLIRTIREEGFLAGML
- a CDS encoding TldD/PmbA family protein, with the translated sequence MLSPDLVETLLRQALEGGADFAEVYAERSRKRRMTVRSGRLEEANSGLDYGAGIRLFFGTEVVYAYTNELTPEGLREALETLLRAKGALGRVDARGAGGLDFRKALPQGLHAPRVPLSQRDKRFRLERLLEAEAGARLAPEIREVEASLQEWEQEVLIANTEGAWAEETRVRTRLYVLAVAQEGTEVQTGYAAPGKSVGLELFELYPPQEVGAKAARQALTNLRARPAPAGTMPVVVGNAFGGVIFHEALGHLLETTSVAKKASVLADRLGEEVASPAVTYIDDGTLPHAWGSTEVDDEGRPTERTVLIEKGILKSYMVDRLGHLLTGYPMTGSGRRQDYTFAPTSRMRNTFIAPGNKEVEDLIAGVEFGLYAKEMGGGQVKPGSGEYNFAVQEGYLIRKGRLEEPVRGAMLVGKGPETIEKVVAVAGDWENAPGMCGSLSGMVPVEVGQPHVLVSEIVVGGRA